A portion of the Psilocybe cubensis strain MGC-MH-2018 chromosome 10, whole genome shotgun sequence genome contains these proteins:
- a CDS encoding AP-1 complex subunit beta-1: MSIRAPRKGENYELSVDLNSEYREKRKDAIKRTIASMTVGKDVSGLFPDVLKNMQTDDLEQKKLVYLYLMNYAKTQPELVILAVNTFVKDTDDPNPLVRALAIRTMGCLRAEKIIDYLCDPLQKCLRDENPYVRKTAALCVAKLYDLKPELVIDNGFLEQLHEMIADSNPMVVANTVAALTDIHIAATSQPGTSSSDPGVFVITTSILNKLLIALNECSEWGRVAILNALARYVAQDEKESEHICERVVPQFQHVNGSVVLAAVKVIMIHMRGVRREELTKQLVRKMAPPLVTLLSSPPEVQWVALRNINLLLQKRPDVLSNEMRVFFCKYNDPLYVKVEKLDIMVRLASENNVDALLSELKEYSSEVDVDFVRKSIKAIGQTAIKIESAAERCVNVLLDLISTRVSYVVQEAVVVMKDIFRKYPSTYEGIIPVLCSNLDELDEPEAKASLIWIIGEYANTIDNADELLGIFVDSFTEEAYPVQLQTLTAVVKLFLKKPDSSQGIVQKVLNTATKDCDSPDVRDRAYIYWRLLSMDPAAAKAVVLAHRPPISIPRTTVAPALLEELLGEVGSLASVYHKPAETFIGKGRVGADSVRKGGELSEDQFSTQKALQTVVAGQQAENLLDFDDGPGLEGQPSGLAATEVLSNTPAAANLLAGTSSNPLDDLVSIFGGGGSGGLSLAPSTFGGGGFGMPITPAPVTPASGYPASKPNVQSPPQQQDDLLGLF; encoded by the exons ATGAGCATACGTGCGCCTCGCAAGGGTGAAAACTATGAGCTCAGTGTCGACTTGAACAGCGAGTATCGCGAAAAGCGCAAGGATGCCATCAAACGCACCATCGCCTCTATGACTGTAGGAAAAG ATGTCAGCGGACTCTTTCCTGATGTTCTTAAGAACATGCAAACAGACGATCTCGAGCAGAAGAAGCTTGTCTATCTGTACTTGATGAACTACGCGAAGACTCAACCAGAGCTCGTCATTTTGGCAGTCAATACCTTCGTCAAGGATACGGACGACCCCAATCCCCTTGTGAGGGCGTTAGCGATCCGGACGATGGGTTGTTTACGCGCGGAAAAGATAATCGACTACCTATGCGACCCTCTACAAAAATGTCTACGGGACGAGAACCCCTACGTTCGCAAAACTGCGGCTCTCTGCGTGGCAAAACTTTACGATCTTAAACCGGAGTTGGTGATCGATAATGGCTTCTTAGAACAGTTGCATGAGATGATTGCAGACAGTAATCCTATG GTCGTCGCAAATACCGTCGCGGCGTTGACAGATATCCACATTGCCGCCACTTCACAGCCCGGGACATCGTCTTCTGATCCTGGAGTCTTTGTCATTACGACCTCCATTCTCAACAAGCTCTTGATCGCCCTGAACGAGTGTTCTGAATGGGGCCGTGTAGCTATCCTAAATGCTTTGGCTCGATATGTTGCGCAGGATGAGAAGGAGAGTGAACATATCTGTGAACGAGTCGTGCCACAGTTCCAACATGTAAACGGGAGTGTTGTCCTTGCCGCCGTCAAG GTTATCATGATTCACATGCGTGGTGTACGCCGAGAAGAACTCACGAAACAACTTGTCCGCAAAATGGCACCACCATTAGTCACATTGCTATCATCTCCCCCAGAAGTCCAGTGGGTCGCATTGAGAAACATTAATCTGCTTCTCCAGAAGCGGCCTGATGTCTTATCAAATGAAATGCGTGTCTTTTTCTGCAAATACAACGACCCCCTATACGTGAAAGTTGAAAAGTTGGATATCATGGTTCGATTAGCCTCAGAAAATAACGTCGATGCACTACTAAGTGAACTGAAGGA GTATTCTTCGGAAGTGGATGTTGACTTCGTACGGAAAAGCATCAAAGCCATTGGTCAAACAGCTATCAAAATCGAATCTGCGGCAGAGCGATGTGTAAATGTCCTGCTGGACTTGATATCAACACGTGTCAGTTACGTTGTGCAAGAAGCTGTTGTGGTCATGAAG GATATTTTCCGAAAGTATCCATCAACATACGAGGGGATCATCCCAGTTCTTTGCTCAAATCTTGATGAGCTCGATGAACCAGAGGCTAAAGCATCTCTCATCTGGATTATCGGAGAATACGCGAATACAATTGACAACGCTGATGAATTGCTCGGAATATTTGTTGATAGTTTCACTGAGGAAGCATATCCA GTGCAACTACAAACGCTAACAGCAGTAGTTAAGTTATTCTTGAAGAAACCGGACTCGTCACAGGGCATTGTTCAGAAGGTCCTAAATACAGCAACGAAAGATTGTGACTCCCCTGATGTCCGCGATCGTGCATATATTTATTGGCGTCTGCTCTCCATGGACCCTGCCGCTGCGAAG GCTGTTGTCCTTGCTCATCGTCCACCCATCTCGATCCCTCGGACAACTGTGGCGCCAGCACTCCTGGAAGAGCTTCTTGGAGAAGTTGGCAGTCTGGCTAGTGTCTATCATAAACCTGCTGAAACCTTCATTGGAAAAGGAAGAGTCGGGGCGGACTCCGTGCGCAAAGGTGGAGA ACTCTCCGAGGATCAATTCTCCACGCAAAAGGCGTTACAAACCGTTGTTGCTGGTCAACAGGCGGAGAACCTGCT TGACTTCGACGATGGACCTGGGCTCGAAGGCCAGCCGTCAGGGTTGGCAGCTACCGAAGTACTTTCCAACACACCTGCCGCTGCCAATCTGCTCGCCGGTACATCAAGCAATCCCCTGGATGACTTGGTTTCAATATTTGGTGGAGGAGGGTCTGGAGGACTATCTTTGGCACCCTCTACCtttggcggtggtggatTCGGTATGCCAATAACACCCGCTCCTGTTACTCCTGCTTCTGGATACCCGGCCTCCAAGCCTAATGTACAATCACCACCCCAGCAACAGGACGACCTTCTAGGGTTGTTCTGA
- a CDS encoding Cytochrome P450 monooxygenase 176, whose amino-acid sequence MPTDLMEEVFTEWGAQYGDIVHISVFGQPMLVLNSLQAARDLLDRRSSIYSDRPRFVLLSELMGWSSASTHVRYGPRFRKHRRFINQVFNHRAIAAFRPLQMKETVILLESMLHNPDHFVDHFRRFAAATILKITYGHDVVSVDDLFVRLAERAGSLTVEAGSAAANLVDFFPSMRHIPTWAPFSTFKIKALECRKAVEAMMDVPFEQVKADMKSGTAVPSYTSMLLDGHRDSDGSIAPEDEEDIKGSAGTLLAAAEDTTIASMHTFVLAMVLNPHEFKKAQEEIDLVVGRQRLPTLDDRPSLPYFDCVLKEVLRWSPMVPLGMPHRLMEDDFYREFFIQEGTIVMANIYAILRDCDEPDAFKPQRYLDDETLPDPLGVIFGFGRRICPGRHLAEANYWTMAAAMVSSFNISRAVDEHGNEVGKAKYEFTHGFVRHPKPFRCSIKPRSSNLSSIINEASQNQLPSISQTSSSPLMSIAQPPSATPGNFIDAGDNNLKQGSPDPRPENATQQTIKLDDLGPIVVNSDGTLSRIANWANMTDAERERTLRVLSARNRQRIANEEKKQREREHGQEADESGSARSAPLSLMGTASTNSDNSNLSLQPGAAQ is encoded by the exons ATGCCTACCGACCTTATGGAAGAAGTATTTACTGAGTGGGGAGCGCAATACG GTGATATCGTGCATATCAGTGTATTTGGGCAGCCAATGCTCGTTCTAAACAGTCTTCAAGCCGCTAGAGACCTGCTTGATAGAAGAAGTTCGATATATTCAGACAGGCCACGATTTGTACTCTTATCTGAATT AATGGGGTGGAGTAGTGCGTCAACGCATGTGAGATA TGGACCGCGATTCAGAAAGCATCGCCGATTTATAAATCAAGTTTTCAATCACCGAGCCATTGCCGCTTTTCGGCCTCTCCAGATGAAGGAAACAGTGATTCTTCTGGAGTCAATGTTGCACAATCCCGACCATTTTGTCGATCATTTTAGGCG ATTTGCTGCAGCCACTATACTGAAAATCACGTATGGACACGACGTCGTTTCAGTTGATGACCTTTTTGTCCGGTTAG CGGAGCGTGCTGGTAGCCTGACCGTCGAGGCTGGTTCGGCTGCGGCAAATTTGGTCGATTTTTTTCCGTCCATGAG GCATATACCTACTTGGGCTCCATTTTCtacattcaaaatcaaagcaCTTGAATGCCGTAAAGCGGTTGAAGCCATGATGGACGTCCCTTTTGAACAAGTAAAGGCCGACATG AAATCAGGAACCGCTGTTCCGTCGTATACGTCGATGCTGCTCGACGGCCATCGTGATTCTGACGGGTCTATTGCGcctgaagatgaggaggatatCAAAGGATCGGCTGGGACATTGCTGGCTG CGGCTGAGGATACA ACCATTGCATCGATGCATACGTTTGTTCTTGCGATGGTTCTCAACCCGCACGAATTTAAAAAAGCACAGGAAGAGATAGATTTGGTGGTTGGCCGGCAGCGCCTTCCTACTCTCGACGATAGGCCTTCTCTTCCATATTTCGATTGTGTCTTGAAGGAGGTTCTTCG TTGGAGTCCTATGGTCCCTTTAGGCATGCCCCATCGGCTCATGGAGGATGACTTCTACCGAGAGTTCTTCATCCAAGAGGGTACAATCGTCATGGCAAACATATA TGCTATTTTACGAGACTGTGACGAACCTGATGCATTCAAGCCACAGCGTTACCTCGATGATGAGACTCTACCTGATCCTTTAGGGGTCATATTCGGTTTCGGAAGACG GATATGCCCTGGCAGGCATCTGGCGGAAGCCAATTATTGGACCATGGCCGCGGCTATGGTTTCATCATTCAACATATCTAGGGCAGTGGACGAACATGGAAACGAAGTTGGTAAAGCCAAATATGAATTTACACATGGATTCGTACG CCATCCTAAGCCCTTCAGGTGTTCCATAAAACCTCGATCATCGAACTTGTCCAGCATCATCAATGAGGCAAG CCAGAATCAACTTCCCTCCATTTCCCAGacttcatcatctcctctGATGTCCATTGCCCAGCCTCCTTCGGCCACACCGGGCAATTTCATTGATGCTGGCGACAACAACTTAAAGCAGGGCTCTCCAGATCCCCGACCTGAAAATGCAACCCAACAAACAATAAAATTAGACGATCTGGGTCCCATTGTAGTCAACAGCGACGGG ACACTCTCGAGAATAGCCAATTGGGCGAACATGACGGATGCCGAACGCGAACGGACGCTTCGCGTCCTTTCTGCTAGAAACAG ACAGCGCATAGCGAatgaggaaaagaagcaACGGGAGCGGGAGCATGGACAGGAGGCGGACGAATCCGGGTCCGCTAGGTCTGCACCGTTGTCGCTTATGGGAACGGCTTCGACCAACTCGGACAATTCGAATTTAAGCTTGCAGCCAGGCGCTGCTCAATGA